The genomic stretch TGCTTTTTGCAGAATGAAACGAGTCCAGCTCCCCACAATGTAGGGAAAGTACATCAGAATTGGGTAGTATCACTTTTTGAATCTCAATGGAGTACTCTTCAGATGGTTGTATTAAGAGAAATACTTTTATCAGCTGTACGAGCTGGTGATCCTCTTGCAGCATGGAGTGCAGCTGCACGTTTACTCAGATCGTATTATCCTCTTATTACACCAGCTGGTCAAAATGGTCTGGCAAGTGCACTTGCAAGTTCAGCAGAAAGGCTCCCATCTGGTACTCGATGTGCTGACCCTGCCTTACCTTTCATAAGGTATAGCTGCCAGAAACATGTTTCTCTAATTCTGCTATGATGGCCTCCGGTGAGGTCCTGGATTGAAACCTGAGGTCCTGAATATATTGCTTTTTAACCCATAAAGCATATTATGTAGGTAAAAGCTTGGTCTCTCGTTTAATATGCACAAAGCAAAGAGGTCCTGAGTTCCAAAAGGCCTAGCTTAAAGTGTAAAAGCTGTGTATAGAATCAGATGAAGTGAAGTAGGAGAGTATCTTGGCTATTGGACTTGCTTTTAGATCTGTGTATTAAGATCTGATAATTTGTTCCGACTTACATTTTGTTTCGACATTGCCCTATTTGTGTATGCTGTGCCCCTTAAAATCTGTTCTCTCTCCTTAAAATCAATCTATAAATTGGTATTCTTAGTCATGTGAGTGTCTTAGAGCTTAAGAAATGCAGCGTAAAGTTTGGACGTAATTCTTCTTAGACTAGGATCTTTTATCGTCTACAAAAGGATCAATCTTTTGCTTTTGCGTCGTAGTCCTTTTCATCTGTTAAAAGATACACTGAACTTTTTGTGCTTTTCTGCTTGAATTGTTTTAGGTTGCACTCTTTTCCTCTTCATCCTTCACAAATGGACATTGTAAAACGCAATCCTGCAAGGGAGGATTGGTGGGCAGGATCTGCTCCTTCGGGGCCTTTTATTTATACACCGTTTAGCAAAGAAGAACCAAATCAAAGTAGCAAGCAGGAGCTTGTGTGGGTTGTTGGGGAACCCGTGCAGGTGTTTGTCGAATTGGCAAATCCATGTGGTTTTGATGTGGTTGTTGACAGCATATATCTCTCAGTGCATTCCCAAAACTTTGACGCGTTCCCAATCAGTGTCAACCTCCCATCTAATTCATCAAAGGTTATAACTTTATCAGGAATTCCTACTAAAGTTGGTCCAGTGAGTATTCCTGGATGCATTGTTCATTGTTTTGGTGTTATCACTGAACATTTCTTCAAGGATGTGGATAATCTGCTCCTTGGAGCAGCACAAGGACTGGTGCTGTCTGATCCATTTCGCTGCTGTGGCTCTGCCAAGTTGAAAAATGTTGCCTTTCCAGCTGTTTCTGTGGTACCTCCACTTCCATTGCTCATTTCACATGTTGTTGGAGGCGATGGCGCCGTCACTTTATATGAAGGTGAGATTCGTGATGTATGCATTAGTTTGGCAAATGCCGGCACAGTCCCAGTTGAGCAGGCACACATCTCGTTATCTGGAAAAAACCAGGACTCTGTGATATCAATTTCTTATGAAACCTTGCAGTCTTCCCTTCCTTTGAAACCTGGTGCACAAGTTACTATACCGATAACCTTGAAAGCCTGGCAGCTAAGCTCGGTGGATACCGATCCTGCTGCTGGCAAGAATATATCTAGTGGTACTGGAAGGCAAGTGAAGGATAGGAGCAGCCCGATGTTACTCATCCATTATTCAGGTATCCTTCTATCTGTTGGTGATCCTCTATCATAAATTTCAAAGTTATCATGACCCATGTAAAGGAATGCACAAGCAGTTACCTTGAGGAAAATGTAGGGATCGATGGTGATGGAACTGTTGTGTACATAACTGTCTTGCTGAGTAGCttttgtaatttaaaaaaaaagtttaatcaCCTTTACCTGTCAAATCATGTATGTAAGTATCTGAATCTCATCCTTGTCCTTGACCTCATAATGGTGCTTGGCTTCAGCCATTATCAGTATGGAAGCTCTTTACCTTTCCCCTCTAGAAACGCAGTCAAACTTTATGTCTCAGCCATTGCGTACAAATGTTTTTAGCATTTTTAATTGTCTGTTTCTGTTGTCAGGGCCCCTGACAAATCCTGGAGAGGCACCAGAAGATGCATCTGCTCTGCCCCCTGGTAGACGATTGGTTATCCCCTTGAACATCTGTGTATTACAGGGCATGTCCTTCATTAAGGCACGTTTGCTGTCTATGGAAATTCCGGCTCATGTTGGTGACAGCCATCCAAAAGTGGTCCAGTTGCAAAGTAACTCTACAAAGGAAGCTACAGGCTCTGAAAGAAAGGCTGATAGTTTCATGAAAATTGACCCTTTCAGGGGAAGTTGGGGGCTCCGCTTCCTTGAATTGGAGTTATCTAATCCGACTGATGTTGTTTTCGAGATTGGTGTCTCAGTCCAGCTGGAGAACTCTAACAGTAATGATAGTTCTCTTGACTCTagtggcactgaatttgatTATCCTAAAACAAGGATTGACCGGGATTACACTGCTAGAGTTCTAATACCGCTGGAACATTTCAAATTACCTGTTCTTGATGGTGCATTCCTTGTTAAGGACTCCCACGTGAATGGAAGTGCCACTAGCAGAAATTCAAGCTTCTCAGAGAAAAATACCAAGGCTGAACTTAGTGCAACAATCAAAACTTTAATTTCCAGAATCAAGGTCAGATGGCAATCTGGACGGAACAGCTCGGGAGAACTAAATATCAAGGATGCCATGCAGACTGCTCTTCAGTCATCTGTCATGGATGTGCTGTTACCTGATCCACTTACCTTTGGCTTTCGGCTTGCTAAAGATAATGTGGACCACAGAGTCAAACTTGATTCTACTGAGAAATGTGATGCGCAACCGCATTCTGCTGTATGTAACAGTACTGTTGTTGCTCATGATATGACTCCAATGGAAGTGTTGGTACGCAACAATACTAAAGAAATGGTTGGAATAAGTCTTAACATCACCTGCAGAGATGTAGCTGGTCAGAACTGCTTTGAGGGCGAGAAGGCAACCGTCTTATGGACAGGTGTTGTTCTGGATCTTCATATTTTATACGTTTGTTACAATTATTGAAATATCTTATCTGGTTTATTTTTAGATGTCATGTGTATTGGGCCTTGTGAATTTCGGTTGCACGACATCAAATTGATAGGTTTTAGTATGTTTTCCCTCGAATTCCAGTGGAATAATGTCAAAATGGATATCTTTCACCTTGAGCTTCTTTTTGTTTGATACTGCCTTTGCTGTGCAAACAAGGAAAGCTTCATCTAACATGCCATTAGATGGATGAAACATATTGCTGCTgagaaaagtttttttttttttgggggggttcTGATTCATCTTGTTTGTCAGGTGTTTTGAGCAGCATTAATATGGAGGTTCCGCCACTTCAGGAAGTAAAGCATTCCTTCTCCCTCTATTTCCTGGTCCCTGGTGAATACACTTTGTTAGCTGCTGCTGTGATTGAGGATGCTAATGAAATCCTCAGAGCTCGAGCAAAAAGCAACACACATGACGAGCCAATTTTCTGTCGGGGGGCCCCATTTCATTTGCAAGTTAGTGGAACTGTGTAATATTTGTTTTTTCGGACTTCACCTCCACAAATTTGAAGCATCTGGGTTACATTATGATCATTGTcatctctttgcattttcttgacTGATGTTGCTTCGTGTCATTATTCATATCCTGTCATGAAGCTTGTTAGGAGCTTGGGATTGTACGATGCTTGTAAAAAATTCATCTCGAGAACGCCACAGATTGCCTTGCGAAGTTGTCCATAGATGGTTTATTCCTGATTTCACGGATCAAATACATCTTTTAGTCAGCAGAGTGACAGACATCTATGGTCTTATACTGAAATAGTGAAATATATGCACGAATCAACCTGGGAGGGATAGCTGGTGgaaattcattttatttatgtTTTGGTGAATTGACCAATGCCGGCCAATGAGGCATTGATCTAGTGGCTAATGTTGAGGCTTCCAGGGATTTAAGGTTTTGGATTCAAATCCCTTTGTTCCTCCCACATCTTCAGTTCTATTTCTTTCctgctggaaaaaaaaaattttaaaagaattgATCAATGCCAGCCCCAGTAAAGATATCGAAGAGATGATTGCAGGGATGTTTTTACCTACGATCGAGTCCCTATTACATCTTTTCTTTCGGAGTTTTTGGGTTTGTGGTTGATAAAGGATCGAGTTCACAATTACGATTTACGGCCTCCCCTCTAGGCGCCCACTTTGGTTTTTTAGGAGTTCCTGGATCGGGATATAagcattccttttttttttttttgacgcaTGTTTGCCTAATTTAGCTA from Coffea eugenioides isolate CCC68of chromosome 8, Ceug_1.0, whole genome shotgun sequence encodes the following:
- the LOC113781045 gene encoding trafficking protein particle complex II-specific subunit 120 homolog is translated as MEPDVSIETSCMIRVAVLPIGPIPPHLFRHYSSLLLRHHTVSLSSISSFYTQHHKSPFSHQPWDSPSASLRFKFILAGSPPSPWEDFQSHRKILAVIGISHCPSSPDLHSLALHFASASKPYSSSLVHRCFAFSPGDSQLEDESHKGTNLILFPPADPQTQELHLLTMMQDLAASLLMEFEKWVLRAESGGTILKTPLDSQATLSSEEVIKAKKRRLGRAQKTIGDYCLLAGSPVDANAHYSTALELARLTGDFFWYAGAMEGSVCALLIDRMGQKDPLLEEEVKYRYNSVILHYRKSFIQENAQRVSPLSFELEATLKLARFLCRQELAKDVVDLLTTAADGGKSLIDASDRLILYVEIARLFGALGYHRKAAFFSRQVAQLYLQQENRFAAISAMQVLAMTTKAYRVQSRASIENTSSKNETSPAPHNVGKVHQNWVVSLFESQWSTLQMVVLREILLSAVRAGDPLAAWSAAARLLRSYYPLITPAGQNGLASALASSAERLPSGTRCADPALPFIRLHSFPLHPSQMDIVKRNPAREDWWAGSAPSGPFIYTPFSKEEPNQSSKQELVWVVGEPVQVFVELANPCGFDVVVDSIYLSVHSQNFDAFPISVNLPSNSSKVITLSGIPTKVGPVSIPGCIVHCFGVITEHFFKDVDNLLLGAAQGLVLSDPFRCCGSAKLKNVAFPAVSVVPPLPLLISHVVGGDGAVTLYEGEIRDVCISLANAGTVPVEQAHISLSGKNQDSVISISYETLQSSLPLKPGAQVTIPITLKAWQLSSVDTDPAAGKNISSGTGRQVKDRSSPMLLIHYSGPLTNPGEAPEDASALPPGRRLVIPLNICVLQGMSFIKARLLSMEIPAHVGDSHPKVVQLQSNSTKEATGSERKADSFMKIDPFRGSWGLRFLELELSNPTDVVFEIGVSVQLENSNSNDSSLDSSGTEFDYPKTRIDRDYTARVLIPLEHFKLPVLDGAFLVKDSHVNGSATSRNSSFSEKNTKAELSATIKTLISRIKVRWQSGRNSSGELNIKDAMQTALQSSVMDVLLPDPLTFGFRLAKDNVDHRVKLDSTEKCDAQPHSAVCNSTVVAHDMTPMEVLVRNNTKEMVGISLNITCRDVAGQNCFEGEKATVLWTGVLSSINMEVPPLQEVKHSFSLYFLVPGEYTLLAAAVIEDANEILRARAKSNTHDEPIFCRGAPFHLQVSGTV